A single Leclercia sp. AS011 DNA region contains:
- the aroP gene encoding aromatic amino acid transporter AroP encodes MDGQQHGDQLKRGLKNRHIQLIALGGAIGTGLFLGSASVIQSAGPGIILGYAIAGFIAFLIMRQLGEMVVEEPVAGSFSHFAYKYWGSFAGFASGWNYWVLYVLVAMAELTAVGKYVQFWWPEIPTWVSAAVFFVVINAINLTNVKVFGEMEFWFAIIKVIAVVAMILFGGWLLFSGNGGPQASVSNLWDQGGFLPHGMTGLVMMMAIIMFSFGGLELVGITAAEADNPEQSIPKATNQVIYRILIFYVGSLAVLLSLLPWTRVTADTSPFVLIFHELGDTFVANALNVVVLTAALSVYNSCVYCNSRMLFGLAQQGNAPKALLNVDKRGVPVNTIIVSAIVTALCVLINYLAPESAFGLLMALVVSALVINWAMISLAHMKFRRAKQQQGVKTRFPALLYPLGNWVCLIFMAAVLVIMLMTPGMAISVYLIPVWIVILGIGYMFKEKNAKAVKAH; translated from the coding sequence ATGGATGGTCAACAGCATGGCGATCAGCTGAAGCGCGGCCTTAAAAACCGCCATATTCAGCTTATCGCTCTCGGTGGCGCTATCGGTACCGGCCTGTTCCTGGGCAGCGCATCGGTTATTCAGTCTGCCGGTCCGGGTATTATTCTGGGTTATGCCATTGCCGGTTTTATCGCCTTTCTTATTATGCGTCAGCTGGGTGAAATGGTGGTCGAAGAGCCGGTAGCCGGTTCCTTTAGCCATTTTGCTTATAAATACTGGGGCAGCTTTGCCGGGTTCGCTTCCGGCTGGAACTACTGGGTGCTGTATGTGCTGGTGGCGATGGCGGAACTGACCGCGGTCGGTAAATACGTCCAGTTCTGGTGGCCTGAGATCCCGACCTGGGTCTCCGCGGCGGTCTTCTTCGTGGTGATTAACGCCATTAACCTCACCAACGTAAAAGTGTTCGGTGAGATGGAGTTCTGGTTCGCCATTATTAAAGTGATCGCGGTTGTGGCGATGATCCTCTTCGGCGGCTGGCTGCTGTTCAGCGGCAACGGCGGCCCGCAGGCAAGCGTAAGCAACCTCTGGGATCAGGGCGGCTTCCTGCCGCACGGCATGACCGGCCTGGTGATGATGATGGCGATCATTATGTTCTCGTTCGGGGGTCTTGAGCTGGTGGGTATCACTGCCGCTGAAGCCGACAACCCGGAGCAGAGCATCCCGAAAGCGACCAACCAGGTGATCTACCGTATCCTGATCTTCTATGTGGGCTCGCTGGCCGTGCTGCTCTCTCTGCTGCCGTGGACCCGCGTCACCGCTGACACCAGCCCGTTCGTTCTGATCTTCCACGAGCTGGGCGACACCTTTGTGGCTAACGCCCTGAACGTGGTGGTACTGACTGCGGCGCTGTCGGTCTATAACAGCTGCGTTTACTGCAACAGCCGCATGCTGTTCGGCCTGGCCCAGCAGGGTAATGCCCCGAAAGCGCTGCTCAACGTGGATAAGCGTGGCGTGCCGGTGAACACCATTATCGTATCGGCGATCGTTACCGCGCTGTGCGTACTGATCAACTACCTGGCACCGGAATCAGCCTTCGGCCTGCTGATGGCACTGGTGGTCTCCGCCCTGGTGATCAACTGGGCGATGATCAGCCTGGCGCACATGAAGTTCCGTCGTGCGAAGCAGCAGCAGGGCGTGAAGACGCGCTTCCCTGCCCTGCTCTACCCGCTGGGTAACTGGGTCTGCCTGATCTTCATGGCGGCGGTACTGGTTATCATGCTGATGACCCCGGGCATGGCGATTTCGGTCTACCTTATCCCGGTCTGGATTGTCATCCTCGGCATCGGCTATATGTTCAAAGAAAAAAATGCCAAAGCCGTAAAAGCGCATTAA
- the aceF gene encoding pyruvate dehydrogenase complex dihydrolipoyllysine-residue acetyltransferase → MAIEINVPDIGADEVEITEILVKVGDKVEAEQSLITVEGDKASMEVPSPQAGIVKEIKVSVGDKTETGKLIMIFDSADGAAAAAPAQEEKKEAAPAAAAPAAAASAKEVNVPDIGGDEVEVTEILVKVGDTVAAEQSLITVEGDKASMEVPAPFAGTVKEIKISTGDKVSTGSLIMVFEVAGAAPAAAPAQAAAPAPAAAPAAAGGAKDVNVPDIGGDEVEVTEVMVKVGDKVAAEQSLITVEGDKASMEVPAPFAGTVKEIKISTGDKVSTGSLIMVFEVEGAAPAAAPAAAAPAPAAAPAQAAKPAAAPAAKAEGKSEFAENDAYVHATPLIRRLAREFGVNLAKVKGTGRKGRILREDVQAYVKDAVKRAEAAPAAATGGGIPGMLPWPKVDFSKFGEIEEVELGRIQKISGANLSRNWVMIPHVTHFDKTDITDLEAFRKQQNAEAEKRKLDVKFTPVVFIMKAVAAALEQMPRFNSSLSEDGQKLTLKKYINIGVAVDTPNGLVVPVFKDVNKKSITELSRELTTISKKARDGKLTAGEMQGGCFTISSIGGLGTTHFAPIVNAPEVAILGVSKSAMEPVWNGKEFMPRLMMPISLSFDHRVIDGADGARFITIINNTLSDIRRLVM, encoded by the coding sequence ATGGCTATCGAAATCAATGTACCGGACATCGGGGCTGATGAAGTTGAAATCACCGAGATCCTGGTCAAAGTGGGCGACAAAGTTGAAGCTGAACAGTCGCTGATCACCGTAGAAGGCGACAAAGCCTCTATGGAAGTCCCGTCTCCTCAGGCTGGCATCGTTAAAGAGATCAAAGTCTCTGTTGGCGATAAAACCGAGACCGGCAAACTGATCATGATTTTCGATTCCGCCGACGGTGCAGCAGCTGCTGCACCTGCGCAGGAAGAGAAGAAAGAAGCCGCTCCGGCCGCCGCTGCTCCAGCCGCTGCCGCGAGCGCGAAAGAAGTGAACGTGCCTGACATCGGCGGTGACGAAGTTGAAGTCACTGAAATCCTGGTGAAAGTGGGCGACACCGTTGCCGCTGAGCAGTCACTGATCACCGTAGAAGGCGACAAAGCCTCTATGGAAGTGCCAGCTCCGTTCGCCGGTACCGTTAAAGAGATCAAGATCAGCACCGGTGACAAAGTGTCTACCGGCTCTCTGATCATGGTCTTCGAAGTGGCGGGTGCTGCACCTGCTGCCGCGCCAGCACAGGCCGCTGCTCCGGCTCCGGCTGCTGCACCAGCTGCGGCTGGCGGCGCGAAAGACGTTAACGTACCGGACATCGGCGGTGACGAAGTTGAAGTGACCGAAGTGATGGTGAAAGTGGGCGACAAAGTTGCCGCTGAGCAGTCACTGATCACCGTTGAAGGCGACAAGGCTTCTATGGAAGTCCCTGCGCCGTTCGCGGGTACCGTTAAAGAGATTAAAATCAGCACCGGCGACAAAGTGTCTACCGGCTCTCTGATCATGGTCTTCGAAGTGGAAGGCGCTGCGCCTGCTGCGGCTCCGGCAGCTGCTGCTCCAGCACCAGCTGCTGCACCGGCTCAGGCTGCTAAACCTGCTGCGGCTCCTGCTGCGAAAGCAGAAGGCAAATCTGAGTTCGCTGAAAACGACGCTTACGTCCACGCGACCCCGCTGATTCGTCGCCTGGCGCGCGAATTCGGTGTGAACCTGGCGAAAGTGAAAGGCACCGGTCGTAAAGGCCGTATCCTGCGCGAAGACGTTCAGGCTTACGTGAAAGACGCGGTTAAGCGTGCTGAAGCGGCACCTGCTGCTGCCACCGGTGGCGGTATCCCGGGCATGCTGCCATGGCCGAAAGTGGACTTCAGCAAGTTCGGCGAAATCGAAGAAGTGGAACTGGGCCGTATCCAGAAGATCTCTGGTGCCAACCTGAGCCGTAACTGGGTAATGATCCCGCACGTTACCCACTTCGATAAAACCGATATCACCGATCTGGAAGCGTTCCGTAAACAGCAGAACGCCGAAGCTGAGAAGCGCAAGCTGGACGTGAAATTCACCCCAGTGGTCTTCATCATGAAAGCCGTTGCCGCTGCCCTTGAGCAGATGCCACGCTTCAACAGCTCCCTGTCCGAAGACGGCCAGAAGCTGACGCTGAAGAAATACATCAACATCGGTGTTGCGGTTGATACGCCAAATGGTCTGGTTGTTCCGGTCTTCAAAGATGTGAACAAGAAGAGCATCACTGAGCTGTCCCGTGAACTGACCACCATCTCCAAGAAAGCGCGTGATGGTAAGCTGACTGCCGGCGAAATGCAGGGCGGCTGCTTCACTATCTCCAGCATCGGCGGCCTGGGTACCACCCACTTCGCACCGATTGTTAACGCGCCGGAAGTGGCGATCCTCGGTGTCTCCAAGTCTGCGATGGAGCCAGTGTGGAACGGGAAAGAGTTTATGCCGCGTCTGATGATGCCGATTTCTCTCTCCTTCGACCACCGCGTGATCGACGGTGCTGATGGTGCGCGCTTCATCACCATCATCAATAACACCCTGAGCGACATTCGCCGCCTGGTGATGTAA
- the aceE gene encoding pyruvate dehydrogenase (acetyl-transferring), homodimeric type, which produces MSERLQNDVDPIETRDWQQAIESVIREEGVERAQYLIEQMLSEARKGGVKVAAGAGANNYVNTIAVEDEPEYPGNLDLERRIRSAIRWNAIMTVLRASKKDLELGGHMASFQSSATVYEVCFNHFFRARTEKDGGDLVYFQGHISPGVYARAFLEGRLTEEQMNNFRQEVHGKGLSSYPHPKLMPEFWQFPTVSMGLGPIGAIYQAKFLKYLEHRGLKDTSQQTVYAFLGDGEMDEPESKGAITIATREKLDNLCFIINCNLQRLDGPVTGNGKIINELEGIFAGAGWNVIKVMWGGRWDELLRKDTSGKLMQLMQETVDGDYQTFKSKDGAYVREHFFGKYPETAALVADWTDEQIWALNRGGHDPKKVYAALKKAQETKGKATVILAHTIKGYGMGDTAEGKNIAHQVKKMNMDGVRYIRDRFNVPVTDEQVENLSYITFPEGSEEHTYLHAQRQKLNGYLPSRQVNFTEKLELPALEDFSQLLEEQNKEISTTIAFVRALNVMLKNKSIKDRLVPIIADEARTFGMEGLFRQIGIYSPNGQQYTPQDREQVAYYKEDEKGQILQEGINELGAGASWLAAATSYSTNNLPMIPFYIYYSMFGFQRIGDLCWQAGDQQARGFLVGGTSGRTTLNGEGLQHEDGHSHIQSLTIPNCISYDPSYAYEVAVIMHDGLTRMYGEAQENIYYYITTLNENYHMPAMPAGAEEGIRKGIYKLETVAGSKGKVQLLGSGSILRHVREAAQILANDYGVGSDVYSVTSFTELARDGQDCERWNMLHPLETPRVPYIAQVMNDAPAVASTDYMKLFAEQVRTYVPADDYRVLGTDGFGRSDSRENLRHHFEVDASYVVVAALGELAKRGEIDKKVVADAITKFNIDAEKVNPRLA; this is translated from the coding sequence ATGTCAGAACGTCTCCAAAATGACGTGGATCCGATCGAAACTCGCGACTGGCAACAGGCGATCGAATCGGTCATCCGTGAAGAAGGTGTTGAGCGCGCTCAGTATCTGATTGAACAGATGCTTTCTGAAGCCCGCAAAGGTGGCGTGAAAGTAGCTGCAGGTGCAGGGGCTAACAACTACGTAAACACGATTGCCGTCGAAGACGAACCGGAATACCCGGGCAATCTGGATCTGGAACGCCGCATCCGTTCTGCAATTCGCTGGAACGCCATCATGACCGTTCTGCGCGCGTCCAAAAAAGATCTGGAGCTGGGCGGCCACATGGCGTCCTTCCAGTCTTCTGCAACCGTTTATGAAGTGTGCTTCAACCACTTCTTCCGCGCGCGCACCGAGAAAGACGGCGGCGACCTGGTGTACTTCCAGGGCCACATCTCTCCGGGCGTGTACGCACGTGCTTTCCTGGAAGGTCGTCTGACTGAAGAGCAGATGAACAACTTCCGTCAGGAAGTTCACGGTAAAGGCCTGTCTTCTTACCCACACCCGAAACTGATGCCAGAATTCTGGCAGTTCCCGACCGTATCCATGGGTCTGGGTCCAATCGGTGCGATCTACCAGGCTAAATTCCTGAAATATCTGGAACACCGTGGTCTGAAAGACACCTCCCAGCAGACCGTTTACGCCTTCCTGGGTGACGGCGAGATGGATGAGCCAGAATCTAAAGGTGCGATCACCATCGCGACCCGTGAGAAGCTGGACAACCTGTGCTTCATCATCAACTGTAACCTGCAGCGTCTGGATGGTCCGGTAACCGGTAACGGCAAGATCATCAACGAACTGGAAGGCATCTTCGCAGGTGCTGGCTGGAACGTGATTAAAGTCATGTGGGGCGGTCGTTGGGATGAGCTGCTGCGTAAAGACACCAGCGGTAAGCTGATGCAGCTGATGCAGGAAACCGTTGACGGCGACTACCAGACCTTCAAATCCAAAGACGGTGCCTACGTACGTGAGCACTTCTTCGGTAAATACCCTGAGACCGCAGCGCTGGTTGCAGACTGGACTGATGAGCAGATCTGGGCCCTGAACCGTGGTGGTCACGATCCGAAGAAAGTCTACGCTGCACTGAAAAAAGCGCAGGAAACCAAAGGCAAAGCAACTGTAATCCTTGCACATACCATTAAAGGTTATGGCATGGGTGACACCGCCGAAGGTAAAAACATCGCGCACCAGGTTAAGAAAATGAACATGGACGGCGTGCGTTATATCCGCGACCGTTTCAACGTTCCAGTGACCGACGAGCAGGTTGAAAACCTCTCTTACATCACCTTCCCGGAAGGTTCTGAAGAGCACACCTATCTGCACGCTCAGCGTCAGAAACTGAACGGCTACCTGCCGTCCCGTCAGGTGAACTTCACCGAGAAACTGGAACTGCCAGCGCTGGAAGACTTCTCTCAGCTGCTGGAAGAGCAGAACAAAGAGATCTCCACCACTATCGCCTTCGTGCGTGCCCTGAACGTGATGCTGAAGAACAAGTCGATCAAAGATCGTCTGGTTCCAATCATCGCTGACGAAGCGCGTACCTTCGGTATGGAAGGTCTGTTCCGTCAGATCGGTATCTACAGCCCGAACGGTCAGCAGTACACCCCGCAGGACCGCGAGCAGGTTGCATACTACAAAGAAGACGAGAAAGGTCAGATCCTGCAGGAAGGTATCAACGAACTGGGTGCCGGCGCATCCTGGCTGGCTGCTGCGACCTCTTACAGCACCAACAACCTGCCGATGATCCCGTTCTACATCTACTACTCCATGTTCGGGTTCCAGCGTATCGGTGACCTGTGCTGGCAGGCTGGCGACCAGCAGGCTCGCGGCTTCCTGGTAGGTGGTACTTCCGGTCGTACGACCCTGAACGGTGAAGGTCTGCAGCACGAAGATGGCCACAGCCACATTCAGTCTCTGACTATCCCTAACTGTATCTCTTACGACCCGTCTTACGCGTACGAAGTGGCAGTCATCATGCATGACGGTCTGACCCGTATGTACGGTGAAGCACAAGAGAACATTTACTACTACATCACCACTCTGAACGAAAACTACCACATGCCGGCTATGCCAGCAGGTGCCGAGGAAGGTATCCGTAAAGGTATCTACAAACTCGAAACCGTGGCAGGTAGCAAAGGTAAAGTTCAGCTGCTGGGCTCCGGCTCTATCCTGCGTCACGTCCGTGAAGCAGCACAGATCCTGGCGAACGACTACGGCGTAGGTTCTGATGTCTACAGCGTGACCTCCTTCACCGAACTGGCACGTGATGGCCAGGATTGTGAGCGCTGGAACATGCTGCACCCACTGGAAACCCCACGTGTTCCGTACATCGCTCAGGTGATGAACGATGCACCAGCGGTGGCGTCTACTGACTATATGAAACTGTTCGCTGAGCAGGTTCGTACTTACGTTCCAGCTGATGATTATCGCGTACTGGGTACTGACGGCTTCGGTCGTTCTGACAGCCGCGAAAACCTGCGTCACCACTTCGAAGTTGATGCTTCTTACGTGGTTGTAGCAGCACTGGGCGAACTGGCTAAACGTGGCGAAATCGATAAGAAAGTGGTTGCAGACGCAATCACCAAATTCAACATCGATGCAGAAAAAGTTAACCCGCGTCTGGCGTAA
- the pdhR gene encoding pyruvate dehydrogenase complex transcriptional repressor PdhR, whose amino-acid sequence MAYSKIRQPKLSDVIEQQLEFLILEGTLRPGEKLPPERELAKQFDVSRPSLREAIQRLEAKGLLLRRQGGGTFVQNSLWQSFSDPLVELLSDHPESQFDLLETRHALEGIAAYYAALRSNDEDRERIRELHQAIERAQQSGDLDAESDAVVQYQIAVTEAAHNVVLLHLLRCMEPMLAQNVRQNFELLYARREMLPLVSNHRTRVFEAIMAGEPEQAREASHRHLAFIEEILLDRSREQSRRERSLRRIQQRKD is encoded by the coding sequence ATGGCCTACAGCAAAATTCGCCAACCAAAATTATCCGATGTGATTGAGCAGCAGCTGGAGTTTTTGATCCTTGAGGGGACCCTGCGCCCCGGTGAAAAACTGCCTCCTGAACGCGAACTGGCAAAACAGTTCGACGTGTCCCGTCCCTCGCTGCGTGAGGCGATTCAACGTCTCGAAGCCAAGGGCCTGCTGCTTCGTCGCCAGGGTGGCGGAACCTTTGTGCAAAACAGCCTGTGGCAGAGCTTCAGCGACCCGTTAGTGGAGCTGCTCTCCGACCACCCAGAATCCCAGTTCGATCTGCTTGAGACCCGTCACGCGCTTGAGGGCATCGCGGCTTATTACGCGGCGCTGCGCAGCAACGATGAAGATCGTGAACGCATTCGCGAACTCCATCAGGCCATTGAACGGGCCCAGCAGTCCGGCGATCTCGACGCCGAGTCCGACGCCGTTGTCCAGTATCAAATTGCCGTCACTGAAGCAGCCCACAACGTGGTACTCCTCCATCTGCTACGCTGCATGGAGCCAATGCTTGCCCAGAACGTTCGTCAGAATTTTGAATTGTTGTATGCCCGTCGGGAGATGCTCCCGCTGGTCAGCAACCATCGCACCCGAGTATTCGAGGCGATAATGGCCGGGGAACCGGAGCAGGCGCGTGAAGCGTCGCACCGCCACTTGGCTTTCATTGAGGAAATCTTGCTGGACCGCAGCCGTGAACAGAGTCGTCGAGAACGTTCACTGCGCCGCATACAGCAACGAAAGGATTAA